A genomic stretch from Campylobacter lari subsp. concheus includes:
- a CDS encoding NADH-quinone oxidoreductase subunit G: MKVIINGIECEANEGEYILNVARKNDIFIPAICYLNGCSPTLACRMCMVEADGKKVYSCNTKVKEGMVVESDLPNLWDERNAIMQAYCINHPLQCGVCDKSGECELQNFTHKARVNVQNYWIKDTHKEHKKWGEINYDPALCIVCERCITVCKDKIGESALKTTPRGANAPDASFKESMSKDALAIWTKFQKSLIAPSSGDMLDCSFCGECTSVCPTGALVGSTFQYTSNAWELKKIPASNPHSSDCELMYYDIKQTSINNQKEKIYRVSNDFAFATLNKAARYGFNTQNEVQGKDEKAFEKLVNMMKNDEIKNILFNSFITNEEALILQNLSKKFNLNLINHEAKKFQDFLACFYQNANAIYNANTDDITQSDFLIIVGSFLRYDAPTLGYKVNNALVMNKGAGLYFHPIKDKGVDKYSKNFLQINHDIKDNENILLFILQKFAKEFPQDFKNILENAYYQGTKEIEETINEEIIEKIEKQNENGETIIEEVKKLVPKKIKKSIEVQRSNYAKNLGIDEDILETLLAKKQKFTLIVGSDFYYDEQSVKLAKLCALVQKYTDFKIFLNPTCTNTLGVSLICDLSQDFQVGKILGYNEKGDFTFSYDGHFDLASSSLNQQEGSFVNYDKRLVPTNAALEFKGYFLNDLANALGFDEEFTINYTKFLPQNKGFRAIDFDELENHYDNGGVNHRGYELDFSHFEFEKTLNTQEVKKQNEGNLTLYYANSIHQFSKLSNRAFNEVGALFLSVDIMQKFDLNQDDSVILKNEKTQIAISVKCDESLENGAYLGDYDSKIDYKSLFNNARYAKVWLEKAGAKI, encoded by the coding sequence ATGAAAGTTATCATTAATGGTATAGAATGTGAGGCAAATGAGGGTGAGTATATCTTAAATGTCGCAAGAAAAAATGATATTTTCATTCCGGCGATTTGTTATTTAAATGGTTGTTCTCCAACACTTGCTTGTCGTATGTGTATGGTAGAAGCTGATGGTAAAAAGGTTTATTCTTGCAATACTAAAGTTAAAGAAGGTATGGTGGTAGAGAGTGATTTGCCAAATTTGTGGGATGAGCGCAATGCTATCATGCAAGCATATTGTATCAACCACCCTTTACAATGTGGGGTATGTGATAAATCTGGTGAGTGTGAGCTTCAAAACTTTACACACAAAGCAAGAGTAAATGTGCAAAATTATTGGATTAAAGATACCCATAAAGAGCATAAAAAATGGGGCGAGATTAATTATGATCCAGCTTTATGTATAGTGTGTGAAAGATGTATCACAGTTTGCAAAGATAAAATAGGTGAAAGTGCTTTAAAAACTACTCCAAGAGGAGCAAATGCACCAGATGCCAGCTTTAAAGAAAGTATGAGCAAAGACGCGCTAGCGATTTGGACTAAATTTCAAAAGAGTTTAATTGCGCCAAGTAGTGGTGATATGCTTGATTGTTCTTTTTGTGGAGAATGTACAAGTGTATGTCCTACAGGAGCCTTGGTAGGTTCGACTTTTCAATATACATCTAATGCTTGGGAGCTAAAGAAAATTCCAGCTAGTAATCCACATTCTAGTGATTGTGAGTTGATGTATTATGATATTAAACAAACTAGTATTAATAATCAAAAAGAAAAAATTTATAGAGTGAGTAATGATTTTGCTTTTGCTACGCTAAATAAAGCTGCAAGATATGGTTTTAATACCCAAAATGAAGTTCAAGGTAAAGACGAAAAAGCTTTTGAAAAACTAGTAAATATGATGAAAAACGATGAAATAAAAAATATTTTATTTAATAGTTTTATTACTAACGAAGAAGCTTTAATCTTGCAAAATTTAAGTAAAAAATTTAACCTTAACCTTATAAATCATGAAGCTAAAAAATTCCAAGATTTTCTAGCTTGTTTTTATCAAAATGCAAATGCAATATATAATGCAAATACAGATGATATTACTCAAAGTGATTTTTTAATCATCGTAGGTTCATTTTTACGCTATGATGCGCCAACGCTAGGATATAAAGTTAATAACGCTTTGGTAATGAATAAAGGTGCGGGGCTATATTTTCACCCTATAAAAGATAAAGGTGTGGATAAATATTCTAAAAATTTCTTGCAGATTAATCATGATATTAAAGATAATGAAAATATTTTATTATTTATCTTGCAAAAATTTGCTAAAGAGTTTCCACAAGATTTTAAAAATATATTAGAAAATGCGTATTATCAAGGCACTAAAGAAATCGAAGAAACTATTAATGAAGAAATTATTGAAAAGATAGAAAAACAAAATGAAAATGGCGAAACTATTATAGAAGAAGTTAAAAAACTTGTGCCTAAAAAAATTAAAAAAAGCATAGAGGTACAAAGATCAAATTATGCGAAAAATCTTGGCATAGATGAGGATATTTTAGAAACTTTGCTCGCAAAAAAGCAAAAATTTACACTTATTGTAGGAAGTGATTTTTACTATGATGAGCAAAGTGTAAAACTAGCAAAACTTTGTGCTTTGGTACAAAAATATACCGATTTTAAAATCTTTTTAAATCCAACTTGCACTAATACTTTGGGTGTGAGTTTAATTTGTGATTTAAGTCAAGATTTTCAAGTGGGAAAAATACTAGGTTATAACGAAAAAGGCGATTTTACTTTTTCTTATGATGGGCATTTTGATCTTGCAAGTTCTAGCTTAAATCAGCAAGAAGGTAGCTTTGTAAATTATGATAAAAGATTAGTTCCTACAAATGCAGCTTTAGAATTTAAAGGTTATTTTTTAAATGATTTAGCAAATGCTTTAGGTTTTGATGAAGAATTTACAATCAACTATACTAAATTTTTACCACAAAATAAAGGCTTTAGGGCAATTGATTTTGATGAGTTAGAAAATCATTATGATAATGGTGGGGTAAATCATAGAGGCTATGAGCTTGATTTTTCTCATTTTGAGTTTGAAAAAACATTAAATACCCAAGAAGTCAAAAAGCAAAATGAAGGAAATTTAACCCTATATTATGCAAATAGTATTCATCAGTTTTCAAAGCTTAGCAATAGAGCTTTTAATGAGGTTGGAGCTTTATTTTTATCAGTTGATATAATGCAAAAATTTGATTTAAACCAAGATGATAGTGTTATTTTAAAAAATGAAAAAACTCAAATTGCTATAAGTGTAAAATGTGATGAATCTTTAGAAAATGGTGCGTATTTAGGGGATTATGATAGTAAGATTGATTATAAATCTTTATTTAATAATGCTCGATATGCAAAAGTTTGGCTTGAAAAAGCAGGAGCTAAAATATGA
- a CDS encoding NADH-ubiquinone oxidoreductase subunit E family protein, with translation MRRVDLRKSQDLFKDLEQIIQNAYMGEVLVVLFEIGDFSNVEKSFAFIKEQNCELLNSLKFNQVDWTIVFKKVGQ, from the coding sequence ATGAGACGTGTGGATTTAAGAAAAAGTCAAGATTTGTTTAAAGATTTAGAACAAATCATTCAAAATGCTTACATGGGTGAAGTTTTAGTGGTTTTGTTTGAAATAGGAGATTTTTCTAATGTAGAAAAAAGTTTTGCTTTCATAAAAGAGCAAAATTGTGAACTTTTAAATTCTTTAAAATTTAATCAAGTAGATTGGACTATAGTTTTTAAAAAGGTAGGACAATGA
- the nuoD gene encoding NADH dehydrogenase (quinone) subunit D: protein MQISTKLKPYYENISFEREDGTMIVNLGPQHPSAHGNLRLILELDGEEITKAAPCIGYMHRGMEKMAENMIYQEFIPTTDRMDYIAASANNYAYVAAVEKLCGLEIPRRASVIRMILLELNRIASHLLWLATHALDIGAMTVFLYCFREREYVLDLIEKYCGARLTHSSMRIGGVMLDLPEGFLDELLAFCNKFPNDIKDYEALLDDNRIWRARTENVGVVNKEQALSWGCSGVMLRGSGIAYDVRKEEPYLLYDEVDFGVPVAKMGDSYARYKVYMQEFRESLKILVQCAKLYQDTPPEILCNHPEYVSASKEQIMTQNYSLMQHFVLVTQGLKPPKGEVYVPTESPKGELGFFIHSDGSGRPYRLRARTPSFFHCAFLEEMLVGSYLADAVAILGSINIVLGEIDR, encoded by the coding sequence ATGCAAATTTCTACTAAATTAAAACCTTATTATGAAAATATAAGCTTTGAGCGTGAAGATGGTACTATGATAGTAAATCTTGGTCCCCAACACCCTAGCGCTCATGGAAATTTACGCCTTATTTTAGAACTTGATGGAGAAGAAATCACCAAGGCTGCTCCTTGTATAGGCTATATGCATCGTGGTATGGAAAAAATGGCTGAAAATATGATCTATCAAGAGTTTATCCCAACTACTGATAGAATGGATTATATCGCAGCTAGTGCAAATAATTATGCCTATGTAGCTGCTGTGGAAAAACTTTGTGGCTTAGAAATTCCGCGCAGAGCAAGTGTGATAAGGATGATTTTGCTTGAGTTAAACCGCATTGCTTCGCATTTGTTATGGCTTGCTACACATGCGCTTGATATTGGTGCGATGACAGTATTTTTATACTGCTTTAGAGAGCGTGAATATGTGCTTGATCTAATAGAAAAATATTGCGGGGCAAGACTTACACATTCATCTATGAGAATAGGCGGGGTAATGCTTGATTTACCTGAGGGTTTTTTAGATGAACTTTTAGCATTTTGCAATAAATTTCCAAATGATATAAAAGATTATGAAGCCTTGCTTGATGATAATAGAATTTGGCGTGCAAGAACTGAAAATGTAGGAGTGGTAAACAAAGAACAAGCGCTAAGTTGGGGTTGTAGCGGGGTTATGCTAAGAGGAAGCGGGATTGCTTATGATGTTAGAAAAGAAGAGCCTTATTTACTTTATGATGAGGTAGATTTTGGCGTGCCTGTGGCTAAAATGGGTGATTCTTATGCAAGATATAAAGTTTATATGCAAGAATTTAGAGAAAGTTTGAAAATTTTAGTTCAATGTGCTAAGCTCTATCAAGATACTCCGCCTGAGATTTTATGCAATCATCCTGAATATGTAAGTGCTTCAAAAGAGCAAATTATGACACAAAATTATTCACTTATGCAACATTTTGTCCTAGTAACCCAAGGCTTAAAACCACCAAAAGGAGAGGTGTATGTGCCAACTGAAAGTCCAAAAGGCGAACTTGGATTTTTTATCCACTCAGATGGTAGCGGTAGGCCATATAGATTAAGAGCTAGAACCCCAAGTTTTTTTCACTGTGCGTTTTTAGAAGAAATGCTTGTAGGGTCATATTTGGCTGATGCGGTGGCAATTTTAGGAAGTATTAATATAGTTTTAGGTGAGATAGATCGATGA
- a CDS encoding NADH-quinone oxidoreductase subunit C, translating into MMRKYSDKKNAQLKNYYEDRFYHAPTTKKLSTEGSAFEGDHQILSQEFKLKNSFIELDFWVIEINKDDNVAILDKLKNLGYSCFTDASAIDFVAQKQGFEVYYQLLNMEKNLRVRVKTFVGLKERLQSVMSVFKGANWCEREIYDMFGIFIIYHPNLKRLLMPDDWYGHPYLKSYPLHGDEFAKWYEIDKIFGKEYREVVGEENRDPGFVDEKDTLNFSRIYHEVGKGEVPREDKYLQEYQEEGGVPFVKKAKRTQVKILDKRR; encoded by the coding sequence ATGATGAGAAAATATAGCGATAAGAAAAATGCTCAGCTAAAAAATTATTATGAAGATAGATTTTACCATGCACCTACAACTAAAAAACTAAGCACAGAGGGTAGTGCTTTTGAGGGTGATCATCAAATTTTAAGCCAAGAATTTAAGTTAAAAAATTCTTTTATAGAGCTTGATTTTTGGGTGATTGAGATAAACAAAGATGATAATGTTGCTATTCTTGATAAGCTTAAGAATTTAGGTTATAGCTGTTTTACTGATGCAAGTGCGATTGATTTTGTCGCTCAAAAGCAAGGTTTTGAAGTATATTATCAGCTTTTAAATATGGAGAAAAATTTAAGAGTGAGAGTAAAGACTTTCGTTGGTTTAAAAGAAAGACTTCAAAGTGTTATGAGTGTTTTTAAGGGTGCTAATTGGTGTGAGAGAGAAATATATGATATGTTTGGAATTTTCATTATCTATCACCCGAATTTAAAAAGACTTTTAATGCCTGATGATTGGTATGGACACCCTTATTTAAAAAGCTATCCTTTGCATGGTGATGAATTTGCTAAATGGTACGAGATAGATAAAATTTTTGGAAAAGAATACCGCGAGGTTGTAGGCGAGGAAAATAGAGATCCAGGTTTTGTAGATGAAAAAGACACGTTAAACTTTAGTAGAATTTATCATGAGGTTGGTAAAGGCGAAGTTCCAAGAGAAGATAAATATCTACAAGAATATCAAGAAGAAGGTGGCGTACCTTTTGTGAAAAAAGCCAAAAGAACGCAAGTAAAAATTTTAGACAAGAGAAGATAA
- a CDS encoding NuoB/complex I 20 kDa subunit family protein yields MAEYQKMSNAPVVLTTVDKLVQWGRSNSLWALSYGLACCAIEMMAAGGARYDFDRFGTIFRASPRQSEVMIIAGTLSKKHAEFTRRLYDQMPDPKWVISMGSCANTGGMFNTYSTVQGVDRIIPVDIYVPGCAPRPETFQFALMILQKRIRKEKASRKIAPKRLI; encoded by the coding sequence ATGGCAGAGTATCAAAAAATGAGCAATGCGCCAGTTGTTTTAACTACGGTTGATAAATTAGTGCAATGGGGTAGAAGTAATTCTTTATGGGCGTTATCTTATGGGCTTGCCTGTTGTGCTATTGAAATGATGGCAGCAGGTGGTGCAAGATATGATTTTGATAGATTTGGAACGATTTTTAGGGCAAGTCCAAGACAATCTGAAGTAATGATTATAGCGGGTACTTTAAGCAAGAAACACGCTGAATTTACAAGAAGACTTTATGATCAAATGCCTGATCCTAAATGGGTTATTTCTATGGGTTCTTGTGCAAATACTGGTGGTATGTTTAATACCTATTCTACTGTTCAAGGGGTGGATAGGATTATACCGGTAGATATTTATGTACCAGGTTGCGCCCCACGCCCTGAAACTTTTCAATTTGCTTTGATGATTTTGCAAAAAAGAATTCGTAAAGAAAAAGCAAGCAGAAAAATAGCTCCAAAAAGGCTTATATGA
- a CDS encoding NAD(P)H-quinone oxidoreductase subunit 3, translating into MTHATIEHQYFGIFAMLVIASVIFFTLVYISSKIGSKLASHNRKKLGLGIYECGPMASKQANKINSQFFVFALIFILLDIEVVFLFPWAVIFKDLTAELSNYGLSLFALIEVFIFVLLLAIGFLYAYKKGAFAWQSIKK; encoded by the coding sequence ATGACGCACGCAACTATAGAGCATCAATACTTTGGCATCTTTGCAATGCTTGTTATTGCAAGTGTTATATTTTTTACTTTGGTGTATATTTCTTCTAAAATAGGCTCCAAACTCGCTTCTCATAATAGAAAAAAACTTGGACTAGGAATTTATGAGTGTGGGCCTATGGCTTCTAAGCAAGCAAATAAAATCAATTCTCAATTTTTTGTTTTTGCTTTGATTTTTATTTTGCTTGATATTGAAGTAGTGTTTTTATTTCCTTGGGCGGTAATTTTTAAAGATTTAACCGCAGAGCTTTCAAATTATGGCCTATCTTTATTTGCCTTAATAGAAGTGTTTATTTTTGTTTTATTGCTTGCAATAGGTTTTTTATACGCTTATAAAAAAGGAGCATTCGCATGGCAGAGTATCAAAAAATGA
- a CDS encoding ATP-binding cassette domain-containing protein: MFLEVKNLSKSYKIKKHWYLKEEENYVFKDVSFSLNQNENLLLCGESGSGKSTLAKILCMLECANTGEVVFENKNILNLDFNTQRKLRQKIQYVFQDQKLALNPYKNTKRLLLDVYENFKLKPDFEELFKLFDVFELQKDILNLKPSKLSGGQSQRLGLIRALLLRPKLLILDEITAALDVVTAYKILNYLHTFQKTHDIAYIFISHQEKILQDICHKKVFL, encoded by the coding sequence ATGTTTTTAGAAGTTAAAAATTTAAGTAAATCTTATAAAATTAAAAAACACTGGTATTTAAAAGAAGAAGAAAATTATGTTTTTAAAGATGTGAGTTTTTCTTTAAATCAAAATGAAAATTTATTGCTTTGTGGGGAAAGTGGTAGTGGCAAAAGCACTCTAGCTAAAATTCTTTGTATGCTTGAATGTGCAAATACTGGAGAGGTTGTGTTTGAAAATAAAAATATATTAAATTTAGATTTTAATACTCAAAGAAAATTACGCCAAAAAATTCAATATGTTTTCCAAGATCAAAAGCTAGCTTTAAATCCTTATAAAAACACTAAAAGACTTTTGCTTGATGTATATGAAAATTTTAAACTTAAGCCTGATTTTGAAGAGCTTTTTAAGCTTTTTGATGTTTTTGAACTTCAAAAAGATATTTTAAATTTAAAACCCTCTAAGCTAAGTGGTGGTCAAAGTCAAAGATTAGGTTTGATTAGAGCTTTGCTTTTAAGGCCAAAATTGCTTATTTTAGATGAAATCACAGCAGCGCTTGATGTGGTGACTGCTTATAAAATTTTAAACTATTTACACACTTTTCAAAAAACACACGATATTGCTTATATATTTATTTCTCATCAAGAAAAAATCTTGCAAGATATATGCCATAAAAAAGTATTTTTATAA
- a CDS encoding ATP-binding cassette domain-containing protein: protein MIEIANLNLNFKDKILLKDINLNLEDGKALAIMGKSGAGKSLLLKSMIKLFDKHYKLNAQKFQIDQKDILNLKEKELNTLRAKVNLLFQDVYGSFYPLVDIGSYFNIVLKTHTNLSTKEIKEKAFYYFECLGLKNHDLLWHSFIYQLSGGMARRVQIALALLSGAKYLLCDEIISSLDRTNEEKIIAILKELKVQFKNLIFITHDINLAKELCDEVAIIEDKTLLYQMPVKEFLSNPKGVFAKELLNYFENENVFRS, encoded by the coding sequence ATGATAGAAATTGCAAATTTAAATCTTAACTTTAAAGATAAAATCTTATTAAAAGATATAAATCTTAATTTAGAAGATGGTAAAGCTTTGGCTATCATGGGCAAAAGTGGAGCAGGAAAAAGCTTGCTTTTAAAAAGCATGATTAAGCTTTTTGATAAGCATTATAAACTCAATGCACAAAAATTTCAGATAGATCAAAAAGATATTTTAAATTTAAAAGAAAAAGAACTAAATACCTTAAGAGCTAAGGTAAATTTACTTTTTCAAGATGTTTATGGGAGCTTTTACCCTCTTGTTGATATAGGGAGTTATTTTAATATAGTTTTAAAAACTCATACTAATTTAAGTACAAAAGAGATTAAAGAAAAGGCCTTTTATTATTTTGAGTGTTTAGGCCTTAAAAATCATGATCTTTTGTGGCATTCTTTTATATATCAACTAAGTGGTGGTATGGCAAGACGCGTTCAAATAGCTCTAGCTTTATTAAGTGGGGCTAAGTATTTATTGTGTGATGAGATTATAAGTTCACTTGATAGAACTAATGAAGAAAAAATCATCGCTATTTTAAAAGAGTTAAAAGTGCAATTTAAAAATCTCATTTTTATCACCCATGATATAAATTTAGCCAAAGAACTTTGCGATGAGGTAGCCATCATAGAAGATAAAACTTTGCTTTATCAAATGCCCGTGAAAGAATTTTTAAGTAATCCAAAAGGTGTTTTTGCTAAAGAGTTGTTAAATTATTTTGAGAATGAAAATGTTTTTAGAAGTTAA
- a CDS encoding ABC transporter permease → MRKFCVMMILLSFILALFAPLISSYDPNLVDLSKAKIAPNLSHIFGTDLLGRDVFTRILYALRVSLFVGVMAAFFSVLFACVYVFLTRFFAYAFFARVLDMLLALPSLLVIMFFQSFLAGSLWSMIFIIALGHFAFVAKVLDTQLNKFQKLEFYQNAIILGSSKMKALFSELLPACWNLLFVLFVLNIAHAITSEATLSFFGLGVELWTPSLGNMLNEASKAVFLGFWWMIVFPVAFILMLILPLLALGNDLQEEIKA, encoded by the coding sequence ATGCGTAAATTTTGCGTGATGATGATTTTGCTAAGTTTTATTTTAGCACTTTTTGCACCTTTAATAAGTTCTTATGATCCTAATTTAGTGGATTTAAGTAAGGCTAAAATAGCCCCAAATTTAAGTCATATTTTTGGTACAGATTTACTTGGTAGAGATGTTTTTACGCGTATTTTATATGCCTTGCGTGTTTCTTTGTTTGTAGGGGTAATGGCAGCATTTTTTAGTGTGCTTTTTGCTTGTGTTTATGTGTTTTTAACAAGATTTTTTGCTTATGCTTTTTTTGCTAGGGTGCTTGATATGCTTTTAGCGTTACCTTCTTTGCTTGTGATTATGTTTTTTCAAAGCTTTTTGGCAGGATCTTTGTGGAGTATGATTTTTATTATCGCTTTGGGACATTTTGCTTTTGTGGCAAAAGTGCTTGATACCCAACTGAATAAATTTCAAAAACTTGAGTTTTATCAAAATGCTATCATTCTAGGTTCTAGTAAGATGAAAGCTTTATTTAGTGAGCTTTTGCCCGCTTGTTGGAATTTGCTTTTTGTGCTTTTTGTTTTAAATATTGCTCATGCTATTACAAGTGAAGCCACTTTGAGTTTTTTTGGCTTGGGTGTAGAGCTTTGGACTCCAAGTTTAGGAAATATGCTAAATGAAGCAAGCAAAGCTGTGTTTTTAGGATTTTGGTGGATGATAGTTTTTCCGGTAGCTTTTATACTTATGCTTATTTTACCCTTGCTTGCTTTGGGTAATGATTTACAAGAAGAGATTAAAGCATGA
- a CDS encoding ABC transporter permease, which yields MFKRLLWAFFLMIFASFLCFVMIYHAKGSVVFASVPQGTSLKIKEQIERNLNLDKPLLEQYENWLFNAMKGDFSYSLISGEKVSEILKEKLPYTIILGSLAFFVLFALSLVLALFCVLYKDSFLDKFITFSTMSFFALPAFSLSLMLILVFAVFFKIFPSSAIADIGFEDDVFNRLWHLFLPVCALVLSHLAVFVRFIRTSLIDSLNQSFIESAFARGLSKTRIYLHFVLKDALGSILAYFGASFVSFLMGTYIVESVFSYEGVGNLVIKSILFKDYPVVLAVVIFSILVVVLVNLIVEIICKMINPRFANA from the coding sequence ATTTTTAAACGCCTTTTATGGGCATTTTTTTTGATGATTTTTGCAAGTTTCTTATGCTTTGTGATGATATATCATGCTAAAGGGAGCGTGGTTTTTGCTAGTGTGCCTCAAGGAACTAGCCTTAAAATAAAAGAGCAAATCGAGCGTAATTTAAATTTAGATAAGCCCTTGTTAGAGCAGTATGAAAATTGGCTTTTTAATGCCATGAAAGGCGACTTTTCCTACTCTTTAATCAGTGGAGAAAAAGTTAGTGAGATTTTGAAAGAAAAGCTTCCCTATACCATCATACTAGGTAGTTTGGCTTTTTTTGTACTTTTTGCGCTATCTTTGGTTTTGGCACTTTTTTGTGTTCTTTATAAAGATAGTTTTTTAGATAAATTTATCACTTTTTCAACGATGAGTTTTTTTGCATTGCCTGCTTTTTCTTTATCACTAATGCTTATTTTGGTTTTTGCTGTATTTTTTAAGATTTTTCCAAGTTCTGCTATTGCAGATATTGGCTTTGAAGATGATGTGTTTAATCGCTTGTGGCATTTGTTTTTACCAGTATGCGCTTTAGTGCTTTCACATTTGGCTGTTTTTGTGCGTTTTATAAGGACAAGTTTGATTGATAGTTTAAATCAAAGTTTTATAGAAAGTGCTTTTGCAAGAGGGCTTAGTAAAACAAGAATTTATTTGCACTTTGTGTTAAAAGATGCCCTTGGTTCTATACTTGCGTATTTTGGTGCTTCTTTTGTGAGTTTTTTAATGGGAACTTATATAGTAGAAAGCGTATTTTCTTATGAGGGCGTGGGAAATTTGGTGATTAAAAGCATATTGTTTAAAGACTATCCTGTGGTGCTAGCTGTGGTAATTTTTAGTATTTTAGTGGTAGTGCTTGTAAATTTGATCGTAGAGATAATTTGCAAGATGATTAATCCAAGGTTTGCTAATGCGTAA
- a CDS encoding ABC transporter substrate-binding protein — protein MLRFFIMLFCALNLFAATPKDTIIIAVENEPERVNPLFSEDHDVAIALVFSGLTRFDENMNLAPDLASSWKVSKDGLVYEFTLRDDVLWHDGTKFSAKDVEFSINALKDEKLNSPSKVNFDAVKEVKIIDDYHLSIALSKPFPAFLDALSVGILPKHLLEKENLNTTKFNQMPIGTGPYKLKQWKKGQYMILEANENHHLAKVKTPKLILKHIKDPSISAIELKNGSIDVALVDFALASNFANDKSFKMLIEPSADYRALMFNLNHEFLKDQNVRLALNYAIDKQAIINSLLHSFGKVANHPLEKSWANPKEFASYTYDVKKANDLLAKAGFVKNKNGILEKDGKEFSFEMYAMSEDPLRVALVNILQSEFLKLGIKAKAVAKPSGSFDYTKIDSFLVGWGSPYDPDFHTFRVFASSQDSALNSSGWNFGHYQNTKVDEALIKARNSLDINERKKHYKEFIDALYKDPAFLFIAYIDYPLVFAKNIQGIKPHILGHHGVGFTWNAYEWSKN, from the coding sequence ATGTTGAGATTTTTTATCATGCTTTTTTGTGCTTTAAATCTTTTTGCCGCCACACCAAAAGATACTATCATCATCGCAGTGGAAAATGAACCAGAGCGTGTAAATCCACTTTTTAGTGAAGATCATGATGTGGCAATTGCTCTTGTGTTTTCAGGACTTACACGCTTTGATGAAAATATGAATCTAGCACCTGATCTTGCTAGTTCTTGGAAAGTTAGTAAAGATGGGCTTGTTTATGAATTTACTTTAAGAGATGATGTATTGTGGCATGATGGGACTAAATTTAGTGCTAAAGATGTGGAATTTAGTATAAATGCTTTAAAAGATGAGAAATTAAATTCGCCTTCAAAAGTAAATTTTGACGCAGTTAAAGAGGTAAAAATCATCGATGATTATCATTTGTCTATCGCACTTTCAAAGCCTTTTCCTGCATTTTTAGATGCTTTGAGTGTAGGGATTTTACCAAAACACTTGCTTGAAAAAGAAAATTTAAACACCACTAAATTTAATCAAATGCCCATAGGAACAGGACCATATAAGCTAAAACAATGGAAAAAAGGTCAATACATGATCTTAGAGGCAAATGAAAACCATCATTTAGCTAAGGTGAAAACACCAAAACTCATACTAAAACACATTAAAGATCCAAGTATTAGTGCCATTGAGCTTAAAAATGGTTCTATTGACGTGGCTTTGGTTGATTTTGCTCTAGCTTCAAATTTCGCAAATGATAAAAGCTTTAAAATGCTTATAGAGCCTTCGGCTGATTATCGTGCTTTGATGTTTAATCTTAATCATGAGTTTTTAAAAGATCAAAATGTGCGTTTAGCGCTAAATTATGCTATCGATAAACAAGCTATTATAAATTCACTTTTACATTCTTTTGGAAAGGTAGCAAATCATCCTTTAGAAAAATCATGGGCAAATCCTAAAGAATTTGCAAGTTATACTTATGATGTAAAAAAAGCAAATGATCTTTTGGCAAAAGCAGGTTTTGTAAAAAATAAAAATGGCATTTTAGAAAAAGATGGCAAAGAATTTAGCTTTGAAATGTATGCTATGAGTGAAGATCCACTAAGAGTGGCTTTGGTAAATATCTTGCAAAGTGAGTTTTTAAAGCTTGGCATAAAAGCAAAAGCGGTAGCTAAGCCAAGTGGAAGCTTTGATTATACGAAAATTGATAGCTTTTTAGTAGGTTGGGGTAGTCCTTATGATCCTGATTTTCATACCTTTAGAGTTTTTGCAAGCTCTCAAGATAGTGCTTTAAACTCGAGCGGATGGAATTTTGGCCATTATCAAAATACTAAAGTTGATGAAGCTCTGATAAAAGCTAGAAATTCACTTGATATAAATGAAAGAAAAAAACACTATAAAGAATTTATTGATGCTTTATATAAAGATCCTGCGTTTTTATTTATAGCTTATATTGATTATCCTTTAGTTTTTGCTAAAAATATCCAAGGTATAAAACCTCACATTTTAGGTCATCATGGAGTAGGTTTTACTTGGAATGCTTATGAGTGGAGCAAAAATTAG